The DNA region TGCATCTTCTTCTTCACAATACTCCATacattttctatggggttaaggtcaggcgagtttgctcgccaattaagaacagggagaccatggtccttaaaccaggtactggtagctttggcactgtgtgcaggtgcaaatcctgttggaaaatgaaacctgcatctccataaagctggtcatcagcaggaagcatgaagtgttcTTAAACTTCCTGTagatggctgcgttgaccttggacctcagaaaacacagtggtcCATCACTAGCAGGttccaaaccatcactgactgtggaaacatTACActgacctcaagcaacgtggattctgtgcctctcctcctctgtctttccaaaagaaaatgcaaattttactttcatcagagaactttACTTTtaaccactcagcagcagtccagttcTTTTTGTCTTTAACGCAGGGTTCAAGAGTGTTAAAAAATggacttgtcccaactttttgggggatttgttgacgccatgaaattttgaaacaacatattttcccttaaaatgatacattctttcagtttaaacttttgatctgtgatttatgttcaattctgaataaaatattagattttgacacatcattgcattcagtttttattcacaatttgtttagtgtcccaacttttttggaatctggtttgtataatttaaaaatgtaataaattcacttaatgtttaattttatattcatatatatagaATTAAACATTACgtgaatttattacatttttaaattgtaatcTTGACCatgtaaaaaaatactttttttccacattaattatatatatatatacgtacaTAAGAACATTCCAGAAATTTATTCGCTATTATTTCGAAGGTTCGGTGGGCGTGGCATTGTCGTCACAATGACATTTCTGGAATGTTCTTAAACGTAAAATTTCAGGAAtgttcctatatatatatatacgaaCATTCCAGAAATTTAATTGTGACGACAGTGCCACGCCCAccgagtgtatatatatattcgtAACGCGTATTCGCTAGTATTTCCGAGGAGAACCTGTTCGAGTGAAGGTCAGTTTCTagtctctctccatctcccatTCTGTCACTTCTCTTTAACTGATGCTACTTTCTGAAATGAAGCACTGCGGTGTGTTTGGAGCTGGGGtttcattgtttaaaatgtcGTTTAAAAGTGTATGTATAAAATTTGTCGTCACAGATGTGttgagtaaaaatgtaaatgtagttttaTCAAAGACGCTAACAGTCAGTGGTTTGAGACTATTGCCAACCGTCCTGTAAAATACGGAATCATCCGGtgtttggacactaaaagatgTGTTCCTTATTGAACCGATACGGGACCGGGTTTTGTTCCGTAGTTTTGAGGTTAGGTTACACGGCTGATTTGTTTGAGAAAcgctgctctccctcagccggaggTAAGGGCAGATACTTAACGGTCCCTGAACAGCGTGTGtttctcattggtcgtcacggttaagccaatcagcagccagtcAGCTATCCACCATTTTGtactgcagccaatggagtctcaGTTCGTTTCTACAGGGgcagggtgaccagacgtcctcctttaaccggacatgtcctcttttttagacttgaataaatgtccgggcggaatttcacaaacgtccgttattttgtttttctagcgcttacatagaacttcgagaattttcgttcacaaactagtcccgccctcccctactccgtttggttcgcttgagtgagaagggggcgtggcgaagtagcctaaaatcgtCTGATTGGACgttctgactgtagcgctaccgttattggtcgataaccttctctgtaaacatttaactgGTCAGTCTgcagtccttgtttacgtcaggcaaagctcatgtacctaccctcatctcgagcagctctgccgaaacgtaaatgtaagttctcggatgaattaaaagagaaatggccatgttttgtgtagctaataaaggtgtaaaggagctaaaagcacacataggttcagctaagcatacagcgaggggcgagagcatACCAAACCGACCCCTTTTCCTGCATCTCAGGTCTGGTCTCCCTatacaggggtttgttttgcAGAGGCACTGTGAAGCAGGTCATTGCGCTGAAACAGTTTAGATACAGCAAGGTTTTTaataaatgcactttttttcCAATAGTTTCTTAACAGCGATGTGACACTGAGGTAGAGCTGAGGTCTTAATGGcgtttaattgttttaaattgtgACTGTTTCCATCTCTCTACAGAAAAACCATTACGTTTTCAAAATCATGTCGAACAACACTGAACCTCGTGCTACTGAGAGTGAGGAGACTGGAAGGTGaggggtttttatttatttattttaatgtaaacagtTACGTTTTCAGGTGTTTTACTGGTGTGGATGATTTTAAGTGTTCTGTTTCGAGTGACGGACATAGTTATAGGAATATTAACACCGTCATTGTCCAAGGACATCCATTATCTGTGTTTTATGTGTTGAACTTTCCAACATTTGAACGTAGTGGAGGCTCTTTACGTTGTGTGAGACATTATTAGAGAGGACACGAGGATTAAATGATTTAATGCTGTGTTATTGGAGGTGAGAGGAAGAGTGCTATAAATGTAATTCATAGTTAAATAAGTTTTATTCTATGTTTTTAGTCCATCAGGTCAGGAGATGGACAGTGTAAACCAGCACCAGAGAGACCGGCTGCAGCAGCGTATTCAGCCAAGAGTCCTGAACGTGCTCAACAGCCTCATTCAGAGGCACGAAGCAGAATCAGGACCTGTCAGGGCATTTTATGAACAGCTTGCCCAGACCATCACCAGTGAGGTCGTCACAGTCCTTGCTGGAAATGGCCAGAGCTCTGCCCCTGATATCGATCCATGTGCTCCAGATTCCAGTGTGGAGACAGTGGAAGAGTTGGACACAGTGGAGGAACAGGGGCAGAGGAAGCAGGTGTGTTTTCATTTTGGGAACTCTGAGGAGACCATCTCTGAGTGCTCAACAGCACAAAATGAGGTGGACAGCTCCAGCTGCTGTCCACGTCTCCGTGGAGTGTGTACCTCCACCAGAGAGGGGTTGAGGAGGCTCTTCGGAAGAGCTTCTCGCCTCTTCTCTAACAGAGTCGCCCCTGCCCCTGAGTCGCCGTCCTCTCGGTCCGAACCCCGGTTCCGTGCAGGAGAGATGATGGCGATAGTGCGCTTGGCTGACTATCTGCAGCTGAGCCACTACTCTCCGGCAGAAGCGCTGAGGAAACcccatgtacagctgctcctgcgactcctcacagaggagCACATTGTGGGGTTTCTCGAGGAGCTACTGGACCTGGTGCTGGAAGATCCCGTGTACAGAGGCGCGACTGTGGACCCACAAGAGGTCTACAGTCATCTTATGCACATGGCTGGCTCTCTTCGAAATCTGCAAACGAAGGCAGCGAGCCAAAGCCAGGACTTTTACAGAATCCTGGCTGAAGCCATAGTGAGGAGCGCCTTCAACGTCCCACCGAACGCCCTACTGTTTCGGGGATGTCCTGAGGGTTCCACGCCACTGCGGGAGATGCCAACCTCCTGGGATCGAGGGGCAGTTGTAGAGCCCACAGCAAGAAGGAGGCTCCGCTGTCCCTTCAGGCTCCCAAAGATCCAACTAAGGGTATGTGAGATTTTGTATTTACTCACAGTGCAGGTGATTTTAGGATTAAGACAAGAACGGAAGTGTGTGTGAACCAACTTTAAGGtggttttaaaaagtgaaagCCAAAGATAATTTGACTGTTGTGTAGTTAGAGTTAAggcagaggctttattctccctattacagctcagtggagcatcacagtgttacagaagctgtcatttttaaggttaaaattaGTGCTCCTTTAAGTAGTTTAAAAATGGGAGGCAAGAATTTCTTTTtcaatgaaaacaaaaagagagaaCACTTCAAAACGATGTGCGTTAATCGTGTCCCGGAGTGTCAGTTATGGTGTAGATGATTTGAAGAGGGTGACTTCAATGTTAGATTGTGAATGTAGTGTATTGATAATTACTCTTTGTTGATGAATAAAGTTCTTAATTCTCCACAACAGTCACCATAAAATGCCAAAACAGCAGGAGAATGTAATTACAATTACACATTACATACAAATGCACATTTTTACACCTAATGAACAGTTATTGTATTTCTTCCACAGTGGCTGAGGAGGCGCAGGACGTGAGAGAAAACACAGGAGAGAGGCGGCTGAAACAGCCAAGACTGGTAAGGACAGGTTTTTACAAATACGGCTCTTAAAAGTCCTGCTGGCTTTAATATAAACTCAGGTATTAGGTGTAGAATTTGTAAAGAGatttttgtaataattaaaaatgaaacaaacactAGGTTAGATCTGTgtcttttgctcctggggctccccctagtgtaatacatttttacaacactgtcctgaaataacTGATGAATGGGAGGGAGGTGTGCTTTCCTACACTCCtccagttacatagtgcattcactgtagtgctgagtccagagtagcaatgacagaggctctgttctccttttTACAGCTCATAATCATATAATAAATAGTTGTTATTGTATTTCTTCCACAGTGTTTGAGGAGGTGCAGGACGTGAGAAAAAACACGGGAGACAGGCGGCTGAAACAGCCAAGACTGGTAAGGACAGGTTTTTACAGATAAAGCTCTTAAAAGTCTCCCGTTCCGTCACTTCTCTTTAACTGACGCTACTTTCTCAACAGCGATGTGACACTGAGGTAGAGCTGAGGTCTTAATGGCGTTCATTGTTTTAAATGGTTTCCATCTCTCTACAGAAAAAACAGCAGAACTGAGCCTCGCGCTGCTGAGAGTGAGGAGACTGGAAGGTGAggggtgtttatttttttattttaatgtaaacagtTACGTtttcaggcggcacggtggcacaacaggtagtgtcgcagtcacacagctccaggggcctggaggttgtgggttcgattcccgctccgggtgactgtctgtgaggagtgtggtgtgttctccccgtgggtttcctccgggtgactgtctgtaaggagttggtgtgttctccctgtgtctgcgtgggtttcctccaggtgctccggtttcctcccacagtccaaaaacacacgttggtaggtggattggcgactcaagtgtctgtaggtgtgagtgtgtgagtgaatgtgtgtgtgttgccctgtgaaggactagcgccccctccagagtgtattcccgccttgcgttcaatgattccaggtaggctctggacccaccgcgaccctgaactggataagggttacagataatgaatgagttacGTTTTCAGGTGTTTTACTGGTGTGGATGATTTGAAGTGTTCTGTTTCGAGTGACGGACATAGTTATAGGAATATTAACACCGTCATTGTCCAAGGACATCCATTATCTGTGTTTTATGTGTTGAACTTTCCAACATTTGAACGTAGTGGAGGCTCTTTACGTTGTGTGAGACATTATTAGAGAACAGACTTGAAGGAACACTAAagaatgaatgtgaatgaagTGTTTGTACATGAACTTGTCTTAGAATTAAAATGAGAGCTTTGCATTTTGGAGACATGTGGCTTTTGAAGTTTGAAGTTTGTTTTTAATCCATCAGGTCAGGAGATGGACAGTGACCAGGACCAGAGAGACCGGCTGCAGAGAATTTCAGAGAAATGGAGCAGAATCGGAATAAAACGGCTCACACACGACTGCAGTCACACATTAGACTTGGAATTGGTTTTAATTCGTTTGGGTGAATGTAACCATCTCTTTTACCTTTTTCAGAGAAAACGACCGCCCACCTGTccggctggacactgatggatgacggTCGAGCTCCTCCTCCCCcacactgaagttttcacagactcctaactgttaccagtagattgaccagaggaggatgggtcccccttgtgagccttggttcctcccaaggtttcttcctcagctgagggagtttttccttgccactgtcgcccctggcatcgctcacctggggatttttacaattcatttcaaaactggaattctgtgaagcttctttgtgacatcatcagttggTAAAAGTGCtacacaaataaatttgattgatGTAGCGCTTGGCCACAAGTTTTACACGTGGAGGTCTTTCATATTTGGGCTGATTGGTAAATgttcaaacaataaacaaaggaCATTTTTATTACTGGTTTGGttgattattttactttttttagtAGTGACTGGGATAGATTATTTAGTAGATAATAGGCTTTTGTCACAGGATGAGGATTGTACACATAAAGCTATAGTGGTATCAGATCATGCCCCTATTACAATGGTTCTATTAGTCTATCTGGGTTATAAATCAATACCATGGCGTTTTAATAATCGCTTATTATCAGATGACAGATTTGTTGAATTCATATCTACAGAAACTAATTTTTTGATTAAGGTAAATATAACCCCTGAGGTATCACCCTCTGTTTTATTGGAAACACTAAAAACATTCATCAGGGGCCAGATTATTTCGTatacaaaatgtgaaaatgatCTACGGAAAAGGGAAACCTCAGAAGTTACCCAACaaaaatttcatatttaaataatgtactTGCCAGTTCATTTGATCCTCAGATTTACAAAAACCATTCGTGTGCTCAAGCAGAGCTTAATATTTCGTGCTGAAATTATGTTGAGGACTTTTTTGCTTTAAACTAGGGCCACTCAATATGAACATGGCGATGGTTCAGGGACGTTGCTAGCACACCAAGTAAAACAAAATTCTGTAGCTAAACAAATCAGATTCAGACTCCACTTGGTGTCACAACTGACCCCAATCTAataatgaattaacaaatgtaTATATCTCTTTATATACATCTGCGTATCCCTATTTTATAGGAAATGTCAATTCCTCCCAGTCTAACAGACATGTCCCAAGATTCATTTGATCAGTTTAGACGACGGCACACTCTTACACAAGACTCAATATCCCTTATTTTGAAAAAAGACAACGATGCCTTACAATGTGGATCGTATCGTCCCATCTCCCTACTTAATGTAGACTATTAAATGATTGTAAAACTCCTTGTATCTCGTATGGAGATGCTGTTACCTACTATTATTTCTCCAGACCAGACAGGATTTATTAAAGATGCACATGCCTTCTCTAATATTAGacgtttattaaatataatctaCACCTCCCCAACACATGATGACTCCAATTTGTTTTATCAATGGATGCAGAAAAAGCTTTTAACCCTTGAAAAATGTAATCTTCCACAAAAATTTATAACTTTTAAGCTTCTTTATTCTAGCCCATGGGCATCAGTCCGGACCAATAATGTTAACTCTGAATATTTTCCCCTCCAGAGACAAGGTTGTCCTTTGAGCCCATTGCTGTTCTCATTAGCTATAGAACCTCTCGCTGTTGCTCCGAGATCCAATGATGATGTAACCGGTATATTTAGACATAATAGGGAACAGAAGGTTTCACTCTTTACTGATGATCTGttgcagaggcgattgctctaaggctgcaagagaagctcagcttcccctaaaatgtcaaaaaataagtgatcaaatgtatactgttgtgtgtacatgtcattgaataaatatgcactacaacgcgctcaacttttgttcagaatcagcttcttatcactggtacagacgcggctttcctctcaatcattcccgcagcttcacagtgctttaaacagtgaggacactgagcgcccacagagttcaatagcgaaatgcagcgaaacgagacgagtcattggataaatgctgggctttgtcccgcccatcggacgctcagcatctctgggggtcgcagtttctgtccagcgggtgctgctgagcccctccaccgtcacaaagcactcacaggcggatacacttcacatgggccaaggccgtttaagcagcctagctctgctggccattgagagggcactagtcaagtccctggaaaagacgccttgttggtacgacagggtcacagatcattttcttaaaaaggaacggagggtagaatttacgtataaataaaccgactcgttttatgatgtaggccgaaattgagcttcccctccttgaaagaccagcatccgccactgatctGTTGATACATGTTTCTATCCACTTCAATTCCTGCTACTTTCAATCTTTGAATCATTTAGTCATATCTCAGGATACAAATTAAATCTTTCCAAAAGTGAACTATTGCTTCTCAATTCGACCATCAACAAATATCCATTCCATACCCTGCCATTcacaataatacattaaaatacattcattgCAAGAATAAATTCAATCAAAATGAATACTCTCCCCAAACTATCTTACCTTTTTCAGTCATTACTCATTTTTATTCCTAAAACAATTTTTCGAAAACTGGACCCCTTAATTTTGGAGTTTATCTGGAACAAAAGAGCTCCTAGGCTGCGCAAATCTCTCCTACAACGATCAAAGCTATTAGGAGCTATGGCGCTACCAAATATGCAACATTACTACTGGGCAGCTAACTTACGTGTTGTACAGTTCTGGACCTGTGAtaacacacttcagtttattccTGAAGCCGCCTCAGGACCCGTGTTAATCGGCCCGATTGACAACAGCTGGGCCTTACCCTTCATTAAGCCTTCAGTCTGTGTCTTCAGCGCAGAGTCTTGAGTTTGTAAAAGTCAGACCTTGCCTGTAATTGGTATTTCCTTCTTCAAAAGCTCTTTGCTTACTTTTGTGCTGTTTAAATGTTGGGTTTGATCTCCCACGATACAtcttttctctgttctccagtTGTCTGGAGAACACTGCCCTGTTGGGACTCTACATCCCACTGTCCCCCCTTTTCCTCattgatttaaataaaaaatcctatttttctctcttctctccttttcctttGCATGTGTTATCCTCCCCTGGTAGTCACAAGTACTTTCACTTCCTGATAGCTCTTATATATATCACCTCTCACCACATCAAACCTGGTTAAGCCccaatatttatttaagttCATCTATTCGCTTTTGGGTTCATCACAATCAGTGCGACCACTATCTGTATCCAGACAGCTGTCCCATTACAAACTGTttcattgaatatattggaCGAAGGTTAGGCTTAATACACCGTATCCAGGAATAGATCCAACATGTGACCGTTGCCGCCAAGATCCGGCCTCCCTGAATCATATGTTGTGGTCCTGTCCTTCATTGTTTACGTTTTGGACTGATGTCTTTTCTCCTCAGTCAGAGGTGTTGGAGATGCAGTGTGATCCTAATCCTGTTACAGAAATCTTTGGTATTATACAATCAGGATTGTCAGTCCCAAAATATTGCTCTGATTTTGTAGCCTGTGTGACCTTTCTGGCAAGACGACTTTTTCTGTTGAAGTGGAAACATTCAGTACCTCCCACCCACTTCAAATGGATCAAAGACATTCTTCACTACAGCAATTTGGAACTAATTCGATGCACTATGAATGGTTCATCTTCTAAATTTGAAAGAATCTGGCAACCCTTCTTCACTTTTCTAGAAAAGCTCTCATTTACAATCATCCCAGAGCGACTGCTTCTTCCTGTGATCAAAGCTTGAAATGCCATTATTAATGGACTGGTATAATGTTGAATAATAGGAACTTTATGGATATTTTTGTATAcatataatgtgtgtatgtaaatgtatggTTATTTcttcatcaaatcaaatcaaatcaaatttatttgtatagcgctttttacaactgacgttgtcacaaagcagcttcacagtttcaagacagaacatttaaatcaaagcccaatgcaagcaagccgaaggcgacagtggcaaggaaaaactccctcgaggctggaggaagaaaccttgggaggaaccaagactcacaaaggggacccatcctcctctgatcaaactatagattgaattttaaatgatcaccaatgaagtgtcattatgctacataataataataataataaggtgagcagctggtctggtctggtctgcaggagaatccagcaaacaatcttccatcagtgggccaccattctctcagaaaacagtaaaacagtaaaagggaagcagttagttgagttgagtgcagcagagaataagagcatgtgaatattttctgtagtgtagtgacggatctgactgtaacagactgggaggagggaaaccagaaggagctcaggcaaagacatccttttgttccaagcaagagaaattgtgagcacatcatccaggtttaccctgattctccatgtccatgagttcctgaaatgacaaccttaaactagacagaggttagttgccaaaggctaaactgaacaagtgtgttttgagcctagacttaaacatagtgactgtgtctgcgtcccgaacactagctggaagattgttccagagctgaggggctttgtaggagaaggctttcccccccgctgaagtcttatgaattctgggtactagtaagaggccggcgccctgagatctgagtaatcttggtggttcatagtgtgtgatgaggtcttgcaagtattcaggggcgagaccatataaggatttatacgtgagtaaaagaattttgtaatcaatacggaatttaactggaagccagtgaagggccgataagactggactgatatgatcaaattttctagttttagtgaggaccctggctgcagcattttgaattaactggagtttactcaagtttctgctggagcatcctgataaaagtgcattgcaataatctaatcttgatgaaataaaagcatgaactaatttttccgcatctgggagggataaggaatttcgtaacttagcgaggttccgaagatgtaggaaagctattcttgtaatgttacctatatgctgatcaaatgatagatctgaatcaattataacacccagatttttagctgatgagctagggagaacaggtaagtcaaaattatgtattaaatctgataccttatttatcgcaggttttggacctagaaggagaacctcggttttgtcgctgtttagcagaaggaaattgtatgacatccaatgcttcacttctttaacacagtcctccattttctttagtgtaggtttgtcatctggtttggctgatatgtataactgtgtgtcatctgcataactgtggaaggtaatgccatgcctgctaataactctgcccagtggcagcatgtataatatgaatagtaaaggtcctaaaatggagccttggggaactccaaatctcatttttgtatgagtagaagaaacattatttacgtttacaaactgatagcgatctgtgaggtaagacttaaaccatgatagggctgttcctgttattccaaccatgttttttaatctttctagcagaatagtatgatcaattgtatcgaaagctgcactgaggtctaatagaactagcatggatacacagcctcgatcagaggctagaagaaggtcatttgttatcttaactaaagctgtttcggtgctatggtgtggcctaaaaccagattgaaatttttcatatatgttattcttatgcaagtatgacctaagttgttgggccacaactttttctaagatcttagatatgaagggaaggttagagatgggtctgtaattggatagtacactaggatcaagatttggttttttgatcaggggcttaataactgctagtttaaatcaACTTCTTCATCAACCTTAATCTCACTCTATGAACCTGAGCTATTGAGTTTGTGCAAAACAAGTATTTTGTTCCTCAGTTTTGTTAAGgctaaatttaataaaaatatttgtaaaaaacaacaaaatattacattaaattataaaaGATACAAACCTGTAAGAAATGTGTACATAAGCTTTCATTTGCCTTTAGTTTTACTTTTTACAGTCCACAATGAATCCTGGAGCTACAGAAGGAGGAATTTCTGTCTCTATCCTATTCTTGAAAAGGTTTATCTTTCTGCTGAACTGTGGCAGTATAGTCAGTAAAAACAAATCTCACATAT from Hoplias malabaricus isolate fHopMal1 chromosome 8, fHopMal1.hap1, whole genome shotgun sequence includes:
- the LOC136705247 gene encoding uncharacterized protein — encoded protein: MSNNTEPRATESEETGSPSGQEMDSVNQHQRDRLQQRIQPRVLNVLNSLIQRHEAESGPVRAFYEQLAQTITSEVVTVLAGNGQSSAPDIDPCAPDSSVETVEELDTVEEQGQRKQVCFHFGNSEETISECSTAQNEVDSSSCCPRLRGVCTSTREGLRRLFGRASRLFSNRVAPAPESPSSRSEPRFRAGEMMAIVRLADYLQLSHYSPAEALRKPHVQLLLRLLTEEHIVGFLEELLDLVLEDPVYRGATVDPQEVYSHLMHMAGSLRNLQTKAASQSQDFYRILAEAIVRSAFNVPPNALLFRGCPEGSTPLREMPTSWDRGAVVEPTARRRLRCPFRLPKIQLRWLRRRRT